A region of Chloroflexota bacterium DNA encodes the following proteins:
- the rpmF gene encoding 50S ribosomal protein L32 encodes MGAQPKKQLSKSKQRSRASHFKAATHGLSYCSHCHSPKLPHRVCPSCGYYRDREVISVSGLERG; translated from the coding sequence GTGGGCGCACAGCCTAAGAAACAGCTTTCAAAGTCCAAGCAACGGTCGAGAGCGTCACATTTCAAGGCCGCGACGCATGGGCTTTCGTATTGCTCTCACTGTCACAGCCCCAAACTGCCGCACCGCGTATGCCCGAGTTGCGGGTACTACCGTGACCGAGAGGTCATCTCCGTCTCCGGCCTTGAGCGTGGCTAG